AGAAGGGGATCGTCACATCGTGACCAGCATTCTTCGCAGCCTGTTCGACGCCTGCACAACCGGCCAGAACGATCAGGTCAGCAAGTGAGACCTTCTTGTCACCAGAAGCCATGCTGTTGAACTCGCTCTGGATACCTTCGAGAGTTTTCAGCACTTTCGCCAGTTCGGCCGGCTGGTTGACTTCCCAATCCTTCTGCGGCGCGAGGCGAATTCGTGCACCGTTCGCACCGCCGCGCTTGTCGGAGCCACGGAAGGTGGACGCCGATGCCCAGGCGGTCGAAACCAGCTGCGAGATCGACAGCCCAGAGGCAAGGACCTTGCCCTTGAGGGAGGCAATATCTTTCTCATCGATCAACTTGTGATTGACCGCGGGGATGGGGTCTTGCCAGATGAGTTCTTCGGCAGGAACCTCCGGACCGAGATAGCGGGCGCGTGGACCCATGTCGCGGTGCGTCAGCTTGAACCACGCGCGTGCGAATGCTTCCGCTAATTGATCTGGGTTCTCGTAGAAGTGTCTTGAAATCTTTTCGTAGGCAGGGTCGAACCTCAAGGAAAGGTCAGTGGTCAGCATGGTTGGCGCATGGCGCTTGGAAGGGTCATGGGCATCCGGAATCGTGCCGGCGCCGGCACCATCTTTTGGTTGCCATTGATATGCACCAGCCGGGCTCTTCGTCAATTCCCATTCGTAGCTAAAAAGGATCCGGAAGAAGTTGTTGCTCCACCTCGTTGGCGTGTTGGTCCAGGTGACCTCCAGGCCGCTGCTGATCGTGTCACCACCTTTGCCGGTGCCGAAGCTGCTCTTCCAGCCAAGGCCCTGTTCTTCGATACTGGCTGCTTCTGGCTCAGGCCCGACATGGGATGCAGGACCAGCACCGTGGGTTTTGCCGAAGGCGTGACCCCCAGCGATGAGTGCAACGGTCTCTTCGTCGTTCATGGACATGCGAGCGAAAACCTCGCGGATATCCTTGGCCGCCGCGATCGGATCCGGGTTGCCGTTCGGGCCTTCCGGATTGACATAGATCAGTCCCATCTGCACGGCGGCGAGTGGATTTTCGAGGTCTCGGTCACCGGAGTAGCGTTTATCCCCACCCAGCCATGTGTCCTCGGAGCCCCAATAGATGTCCTGATCCGGCTCCCAGACGTCCTCGCGACCGCCTCCGAAACCGAACGTTTTGAATCCCATCGTTTCCATGGCGACGTTGCCTGCAAGAATCATGAGGTCGGCCCATGAAATCTTCCGGCCATACTTCTGCTTGATCGGCCAGAGAAGGCGACGTGCCTTGTCCAGGTTGACGTTGTCCGGCCAACTGTTGAGCGGTGCGAAGCGCTGCTGGCATCTCCCACTCCCGCCGCGGCCGTCACCGGCACGGTAGGTGCCGGCGCTGTGCCATGCCATGCGAATGAACAAAGGACCATAATGGCCGAAATCCGCCGGCCACCAGTCCTGCGAATCGGTCATCAGCGCCGCGAGATCTTTTTTCACAGCCGCCAGGTCGAGGCTCTTAAACTCTTTTGCGTAATTGAAGTCCTCGCCCATCGGGTTGGACTTGGAAGAGTGCTGGTGCAGGATTTCGAGCTTCAACTGGTTTGGCCACCAGTCGTGGATCGAAATGTCTCTACTGATTTCTTGTTTGTTTGCTCTGCCCGTCACAGGATTTTTTCTGTCGTCAGTCATAAAGTTACCCACCATTGATTAAAAATTCAAGACCAAATCTCTAGTCTAGTAGCAATCTCTTCGATCTTGCCTCCTCTTGGAAGAATCTTGCCTCCTCTTGGAAGAATTGAGTGCCGATTACTAGAGGGCTTAATTTCAGTTCGCGTTATAAGAGCTTGAAATTTTCACATGCTGTTTTGCCATGTCTAATTTGTTATCTTTTAAGATCTGAACGGCATAAGCCTCCTTATAGGCTTCATCATAATACAGTTCATGTCAAGCCCATCAGCTATGATTTCAAACAGTTATCCTCTTGTCGAGTTTGCCTTTTCAACCCAGGAAGTTCGTTACTTTAGGTCTTCGATCCCGATTCTGGCTATATTTACCCCTTTAATAATTACTAATCTATCCTTGAAGAACTTATTCCAATTAATATTCAATTACTATAACCACAGATTTCTATTTAATATTGATTATTAATAATAATGAGCTACCAATAGCCTTCAGGACTCAGACTCATCCATAATCAAAGCTCTCCGCGGAAAAGGATACAGGACTACGCCCCAGAGAATAGCGATCGGTCAATTATTTCTCCACAATCTTGCCTACCTGGCGGTTCAGAGAATTTATAACGAAGTCAAGAAGGTCTATCCAGTATTCGGTCTTGCAACAATTTATAAAACTGTTCATACCTTGAAAGAGGCAGGTTTGATCCAGGAATTGAATTTAAAACAAATCAGGCAGATTTGATCCCAATATGGAGCCACACGCGCATCTGGTTTGCCTCCAGCGCAAAAACATCAAAGGCTGCACAGACTCCATGATTTCTTAAATTGTGGATCGGATATCGAATGAAGCAGATTTTTCTGCTGGAGAATGGAATTTTAACATATTTGGCATTTGCAGTAGCTGTGAAAGGAAAGCAGTAAAGCAGTAAGGATAAGGCCTAGAATGATGGCGGCAAAGAGTGGTGCGAAAAAATCTCAATTCTTAGCTCTCACTTTTCCAACCTCTTCCAAGAAATCCTGATAATGTCTCATGCTTTTTAAAGAATCATATCCCTGGAGACTACAAACTGTAGATTCTAGAATTCCAGCTTTTATTATCCAACTTTCTATAGTCTTTCGCGTGGTCTTCGCAGAGAGCCAATAAGGTTGAACTCCGCAGCTTCAGCCCATTTTCTAAGGTCCCTTTCCAAACACTTTCTACAGGAGGCTTGGGAGCTCAAAAAAAGTACTCAAGAATATCAAAATCCTTGACATGACTTCTCAATCCCATTATGGATAATCCTGTGCAGTCCCTGTAAAATATACCTTACCAGTTTCCTCTCCTTGATAAACGTGAAGAGATTCTTGCTCTGTGTGCCTCAAACCCTGAAGTAATTATTTACACTGAGAGTCTTTGATCACAAATAAAAAAGTATAGTGAAATATTACAAGCCTTAGAGGCTCGCTTAAATCAAAACAGCAGAAACAGCATAAACAGCAGTAAACTTCCTTCTACTGATTTTCATGTGAGAGAGAAAACTAACCCAAGAGCCGCCGTGAAAAAGTTTTTTCCCTATTAATGTAGTGTTTCTTGTTGCCAGCCTGAGAACGATAGAGCCATAAAGAAGCCGAGGAAAGCAAACAAAGAACCTATGACATCTGCTTTGCTCGCTAAACACGTGTTGTTCTCGATTATTTCAGTGTTCATTTATCCTACAAAGGCGATCTGGAAGTAGCTAAGTATGATCACAATTACTGCACCAAAGACGCCACCAAGTGCACAAATAAGTATCGTCCATATAGATATCGCGACTTGTAAACCAAGGAATTTTGCTATGTACAGAATTACTAAACCAATAATGGCATTGATTGCAAGGCGAATAAAGCTGCCAAACAAT
The Methanosarcina sp. WWM596 DNA segment above includes these coding regions:
- the katG gene encoding catalase/peroxidase HPI; the protein is MTDDRKNPVTGRANKQEISRDISIHDWWPNQLKLEILHQHSSKSNPMGEDFNYAKEFKSLDLAAVKKDLAALMTDSQDWWPADFGHYGPLFIRMAWHSAGTYRAGDGRGGSGRCQQRFAPLNSWPDNVNLDKARRLLWPIKQKYGRKISWADLMILAGNVAMETMGFKTFGFGGGREDVWEPDQDIYWGSEDTWLGGDKRYSGDRDLENPLAAVQMGLIYVNPEGPNGNPDPIAAAKDIREVFARMSMNDEETVALIAGGHAFGKTHGAGPASHVGPEPEAASIEEQGLGWKSSFGTGKGGDTISSGLEVTWTNTPTRWSNNFFRILFSYEWELTKSPAGAYQWQPKDGAGAGTIPDAHDPSKRHAPTMLTTDLSLRFDPAYEKISRHFYENPDQLAEAFARAWFKLTHRDMGPRARYLGPEVPAEELIWQDPIPAVNHKLIDEKDIASLKGKVLASGLSISQLVSTAWASASTFRGSDKRGGANGARIRLAPQKDWEVNQPAELAKVLKTLEGIQSEFNSMASGDKKVSLADLIVLAGCAGVEQAAKNAGHDVTIPFSPGRMDASQEQTDVASFALLEPVADGFRNYLKTQCTVSAEALLVDKAQLLTLTAPEMTVLVGGMRVLNTNFGQTQHGVFTQKPETLTNDFFVNLLDMGTEWKAISDAKDIFEGCDRKTGEVKWTGTRVDLIFGSNSQLRALAEVYGSADAQEKFVQDFVAAWTKVMNLDRFDLA
- a CDS encoding transcriptional repressor, which produces MGQLFLHNLAYLAVQRIYNEVKKVYPVFGLATIYKTVHTLKEAGLIQELNLKQIRQI
- a CDS encoding pro-sigmaK processing inhibitor BofA family protein, whose amino-acid sequence is MVLAEIIVLVIAVIIALLLFKLFGSFIRLAINAIIGLVILYIAKFLGLQVAISIWTILICALGGVFGAVIVIILSYFQIAFVG